In a genomic window of Ralstonia nicotianae:
- the gltX gene encoding glutamate--tRNA ligase: MTQRVRTRFAPSPTGFIHLGNIRSALYPWAFARKMKGDFILRIEDTDVERSTQEAVDVILEAMDWLGLDIDEGPFYQMQRMDRYREVIAQMVAQDLAYPCYMSTEELDALREAQRVRGEKPRYDGTWRPEPGKVLPTPPAGVQPVIRFKNPIGGSVVWDDAVKGRIEISNDELDDLVIARPDGTPTYNFCVVVDDMDMRITHVIRGDDHVNNTPRQINILRALGGTPPIYAHLPTVLNEQGEKMSKRHGAMSVTGYRDAGYLPEAVVNYLARLGWAHGDAEIFSREQFVEWFDLEHLGKSPAQYNPEKLAWLNNHYIKQADNARLAELVKPFIEALGGRVEGGPQLADVMALVKDRANTLQEVAQTALLFYRTEISVAPELAAQHLTDEVRPGIMALADKLGALPEWKREAIGAAFKEVLGAHGWKMPKLAMPVRLLVAGQLQTPSIDAVLELFGREVVLRRLAG, encoded by the coding sequence ATGACTCAGCGCGTCCGCACCCGTTTCGCTCCCAGCCCCACCGGTTTCATCCACCTCGGCAACATCCGTTCGGCCCTGTATCCGTGGGCGTTCGCCCGCAAGATGAAGGGCGATTTCATCCTGCGCATCGAAGATACCGACGTGGAGCGCTCGACCCAGGAGGCCGTCGATGTGATCCTGGAAGCGATGGATTGGCTGGGCCTGGATATCGACGAAGGGCCGTTCTACCAGATGCAGCGCATGGACCGCTATCGCGAGGTCATCGCGCAGATGGTCGCGCAAGACCTGGCCTACCCGTGCTACATGAGCACCGAGGAACTCGACGCCCTGCGCGAAGCCCAGCGCGTGCGCGGCGAGAAGCCCCGGTACGACGGCACCTGGCGTCCCGAGCCAGGCAAAGTCCTGCCGACGCCGCCGGCCGGCGTGCAGCCGGTGATCCGCTTCAAGAACCCGATTGGCGGCAGCGTGGTGTGGGACGATGCGGTCAAGGGCCGCATCGAGATCTCCAACGACGAGCTTGACGATCTCGTCATCGCGCGTCCGGATGGCACGCCCACCTACAACTTCTGCGTGGTGGTCGACGATATGGACATGCGTATCACCCATGTGATCCGCGGCGACGATCACGTCAACAATACGCCGCGCCAGATCAATATCCTGCGCGCGCTGGGCGGCACGCCGCCCATCTATGCCCACCTGCCGACGGTGCTGAACGAGCAGGGCGAGAAGATGAGCAAGCGGCACGGTGCCATGAGCGTGACCGGCTACCGCGATGCGGGCTACCTGCCCGAAGCCGTCGTCAACTACCTGGCCCGCTTGGGCTGGGCGCACGGCGACGCGGAAATCTTCTCGCGCGAGCAGTTCGTCGAGTGGTTCGACCTGGAGCACCTGGGCAAGTCGCCGGCGCAGTACAACCCCGAGAAGCTCGCCTGGCTGAACAACCACTACATCAAGCAGGCCGACAACGCGCGGCTGGCAGAGCTGGTGAAGCCGTTCATCGAAGCGCTGGGCGGCCGCGTCGAGGGCGGTCCGCAGCTGGCCGACGTGATGGCCTTGGTGAAGGATCGCGCCAACACGCTGCAGGAAGTCGCGCAGACGGCGCTGCTGTTCTATCGCACCGAGATCTCGGTGGCGCCGGAGCTGGCTGCGCAGCATCTCACCGATGAGGTGCGCCCGGGCATCATGGCCCTGGCCGACAAGCTGGGGGCGTTGCCCGAGTGGAAGCGCGAGGCCATCGGCGCGGCCTTCAAGGAGGTGTTGGGCGCCCACGGCTGGAAGATGCCGAAGCTGGCAATGCCGGTGCGGCTGCTGGTGGCCGGCCAGTTGCAGACGCCGTCGATCGATGCGGTGCTGGAGCTGTTCGGCCGCGAGGTCGTGCTGCGCCGCCTGGCCGGGTGA
- a CDS encoding patatin-like phospholipase family protein, whose amino-acid sequence MQRRLFLGAAGASLLSACTVTGFSSSSGSKNAPALATAVVPPESQPAVPPVRIGLALGGGAARGFAHIGVIKALEAQGIQIDFITGTSAGSVVAALYASGMSGIELNRQALKMDEATIADWALPFGTRFGGWLKGEALEKYVNRLVKQKTIEQMRIPLGIVATDLGSGKPILFRRGNTGQAVRASCSIPGVFQPVTISGHQYVDGGLVAPVPVTYAKQMGATFVIAVNISADPSAQAVSGQASMLLQTTTIMGQSINKTELAQADVVIAPSLPFVKGSDFTARNEAILGGEQAAQAAMPLLREKLRLPQTAQATPLPPH is encoded by the coding sequence ATGCAACGCCGTCTCTTCCTGGGCGCCGCCGGCGCCTCCCTGCTCTCCGCCTGTACCGTCACGGGCTTCTCATCGTCGTCGGGCAGCAAGAACGCCCCCGCGCTGGCCACGGCGGTCGTGCCGCCCGAATCGCAGCCGGCCGTGCCACCGGTGCGCATCGGCCTGGCGCTGGGCGGCGGCGCCGCGCGCGGCTTCGCGCACATCGGCGTGATCAAGGCGCTGGAAGCCCAGGGCATCCAGATCGATTTCATCACGGGCACCAGCGCAGGCAGCGTGGTGGCGGCCCTCTACGCGTCGGGCATGTCGGGCATCGAACTGAACCGGCAGGCGCTGAAGATGGACGAGGCGACGATCGCGGACTGGGCGCTGCCGTTCGGCACGCGCTTCGGCGGCTGGCTCAAGGGCGAGGCACTGGAGAAATACGTCAACCGCCTGGTCAAGCAGAAGACCATCGAGCAGATGCGCATTCCGTTGGGCATCGTCGCCACGGACCTGGGCAGCGGCAAGCCGATCCTGTTCCGCCGCGGCAATACCGGCCAGGCCGTGCGGGCATCCTGCAGCATCCCGGGCGTGTTCCAGCCGGTGACGATCAGCGGCCACCAATACGTGGACGGCGGCCTGGTGGCGCCGGTGCCCGTCACCTACGCCAAGCAGATGGGGGCGACCTTCGTGATCGCGGTGAACATCTCGGCGGACCCGTCGGCGCAGGCGGTGTCCGGCCAGGCCAGCATGCTGCTGCAGACCACGACGATCATGGGCCAGAGCATCAACAAGACGGAACTGGCGCAGGCGGACGTGGTGATCGCCCCGTCGCTGCCGTTCGTCAAGGGCAGCGATTTCACGGCACGCAACGAAGCCATCCTCGGCGGCGAACAGGCCGCCCAGGCGGCCATGCCGCTGCTGCGCGAAAAGCTGCGCCTGCCGCAGACGGCCCAGGCCACGCCGCTGCCGCCGCATTGA
- a CDS encoding C40 family peptidase, translated as MQHFVLHSMARLAVGVVIGCGVLVSNGVRADTVFKDTEVRADAKPEAKPGIFSSMVGATSDVVSRTGDVVMNALGMIGLRYRFGGNTPESGLDCSGFVRYVFHDTFGFLLPRRAVEMSRVGTSVDMKDLRPGDLVFFNTMHRTFSHVAIYVGDNKMVHAPSTGSKIRVDDMTASYWVSRYNGARRIDWQGNGQIKEGAENFVEQLQRIDPNAAGKSLSMYGG; from the coding sequence ATGCAGCATTTCGTACTTCATTCCATGGCGCGCCTGGCGGTGGGGGTTGTGATCGGCTGCGGCGTGCTCGTCTCGAATGGAGTGCGGGCCGACACCGTGTTCAAGGACACGGAAGTCCGCGCCGATGCCAAGCCGGAAGCCAAGCCCGGGATCTTTTCCTCCATGGTTGGCGCCACCTCCGATGTGGTGAGCCGGACCGGCGACGTCGTCATGAACGCGCTGGGCATGATCGGCTTGCGCTACCGGTTCGGCGGCAATACGCCTGAATCGGGCCTCGACTGCAGCGGCTTTGTCCGCTACGTCTTCCACGACACCTTCGGCTTCCTGCTGCCGCGTCGCGCGGTGGAGATGAGCCGCGTCGGCACCAGCGTTGACATGAAGGATCTGCGCCCCGGCGATCTGGTGTTCTTCAACACCATGCACCGCACGTTCTCGCATGTGGCCATCTACGTCGGCGACAACAAGATGGTGCATGCGCCCTCGACCGGCAGCAAGATCCGCGTCGATGACATGACCGCGTCGTACTGGGTGTCGCGCTACAACGGCGCGCGCCGCATCGACTGGCAGGGCAACGGCCAGATCAAGGAAGGCGCCGAGAATTTCGTCGAGCAGCTGCAGCGGATCGACCCGAACGCCGCCGGCAAGTCGCTCTCGATGTACGGCGGCTGA
- a CDS encoding ABC transporter ATP-binding protein: protein MTRVDLRSAKPDYDGPLLRLDDLSVRFEAEHNEWIEAVRHVSFDLHAGERFALVGESGSGKTVTALSIMRLLADAHYSGRILFEGRDLLAASERQMRGLRGADVAMVFQEPMTALNPLYTIGNQIVETLELHEGLDKRAAKARAIALLEHTGIAEAPRRFDAFPHQLSGGQRQRAMIAMALACSPKLLVADEPTTALDVTVRMQILQLLRDLQAEYGMAVMLITHDLNMVRAFAERVGVMERGVLVETGETATVFSAPQHPYTVRLLESRPQRDVLPLVPLAPVLLEADQLTVTYDRHRPGFAGWFRADPFTAVDQVSLQLREGETLGIVGESGSGKTTLAQTLLGLQSPKAGDLRFLGSSLLGQTRDERRTVRARMQVVFQDPFGSLSPRMTIEQIVGEGLALHQPHVNDAERRQRVIEALREVGLDRTALGRYPHEFSGGQRQRIAIARVLILKPQVLVLDEPTSALDVSIQQQVLSLLSALQKKYNLSYLFISHDLAVIRAMSHRVMVMKDGKVVEAGDTEAVLASPSHPYTCKLMAAAALKPLQPPG, encoded by the coding sequence ATGACCCGCGTCGACCTGCGCTCGGCCAAGCCCGACTACGATGGCCCGCTGCTGCGGCTGGACGACCTGTCCGTGCGCTTCGAGGCCGAGCACAACGAGTGGATCGAGGCCGTCAGGCACGTCTCGTTCGACCTGCACGCCGGCGAGCGCTTTGCGCTGGTGGGCGAGTCGGGCTCCGGCAAGACGGTCACGGCGCTGTCGATCATGCGCCTGCTGGCCGACGCGCATTACAGCGGCCGCATCCTGTTCGAGGGGCGCGACCTGCTGGCCGCGAGCGAGCGCCAGATGCGCGGCCTGCGCGGCGCCGACGTCGCGATGGTGTTTCAGGAGCCGATGACGGCGCTCAACCCGCTGTACACCATCGGCAACCAGATCGTCGAGACGCTGGAGCTGCACGAAGGCCTGGACAAGCGCGCCGCCAAGGCCCGCGCGATCGCGCTGCTGGAGCACACCGGCATCGCCGAGGCACCGCGCCGCTTCGATGCTTTCCCGCACCAGTTGTCCGGTGGCCAGCGGCAGCGTGCCATGATCGCCATGGCGCTCGCCTGCAGCCCCAAGCTGCTGGTCGCCGACGAGCCCACCACCGCGCTGGACGTGACCGTGCGCATGCAGATCCTGCAGCTGCTGCGCGACCTGCAGGCCGAATACGGCATGGCCGTGATGCTGATCACGCACGACCTGAACATGGTGCGCGCCTTTGCCGAGCGCGTGGGCGTGATGGAGCGGGGCGTGCTGGTGGAAACCGGCGAGACGGCGACCGTCTTCAGCGCGCCGCAGCATCCCTACACAGTGCGCCTGCTGGAAAGCCGCCCGCAGCGCGATGTGCTGCCGCTGGTGCCGCTCGCTCCCGTGCTGCTGGAGGCCGACCAGCTGACGGTCACCTACGATCGCCATCGCCCCGGGTTTGCCGGCTGGTTCCGCGCCGATCCGTTCACCGCCGTCGACCAGGTCTCGCTGCAGTTGCGCGAGGGCGAGACCCTGGGCATCGTCGGCGAGTCCGGTTCGGGCAAGACGACGCTGGCGCAGACGCTGCTCGGGCTGCAGAGTCCGAAGGCGGGCGATCTGCGCTTCCTCGGCAGTTCGCTGCTGGGCCAGACGCGCGACGAGCGCCGCACGGTGCGTGCCCGCATGCAGGTGGTGTTCCAGGACCCGTTCGGTTCGCTCTCGCCGCGCATGACCATCGAGCAGATCGTCGGCGAGGGGTTGGCGCTGCATCAGCCGCACGTCAACGACGCCGAGCGCCGCCAGCGCGTGATCGAGGCGCTGCGCGAGGTCGGCCTGGACCGCACCGCCCTGGGACGCTATCCGCATGAGTTCTCCGGCGGGCAGCGCCAGCGCATCGCCATTGCGCGGGTGCTGATCCTCAAGCCCCAGGTCCTGGTGCTGGATGAGCCGACTTCGGCACTCGACGTGTCGATCCAGCAGCAGGTGCTGTCGTTGCTGTCCGCCCTTCAGAAAAAGTACAACCTGTCGTACCTGTTCATCAGCCACGACCTCGCCGTGATCCGTGCCATGTCGCACCGGGTGATGGTGATGAAGGACGGGAAGGTGGTGGAGGCGGGCGACACGGAAGCCGTGCTGGCGTCACCGTCCCACCCCTACACCTGCAAGCTGATGGCGGCTGCGGCGCTCAAGCCGCTTCAGCCGCCGGGCTGA
- a CDS encoding ABC transporter permease gives MTQYSRASVHPANTAAPHAVRHSPSPLKRAWRRFKQHRLGYWSLILFVALFVLSLLSEAISNDRPLVVKYHGQWYFPIVKTYPETTFDGDFTTPTDYLDPYIRDKFNAPGNFALYPPNPYSYETLNYFAKEPNPAPPSAENWLGTDDRGRDVFARLLYGFRVSVLFGLALTLIGVLVGTLTGALMGFFGGRFDLVSQRLIEIWGSMPELYLLIIFASIFEPSLGLLIVLLSLFGWMSLSAYVRAEFYRNRSLDYVKSARAMGLSDGQIIRRHILPNSLTPIITFLPFNMSAAILTLTSLDFLGLGVPPSMPSLGELLAQGKANLDAWWISLSTFVTLVLILVLLTFMGDALRDAFDTRLSFAQLRARQKPAGVK, from the coding sequence ATGACCCAGTACTCCCGCGCATCCGTTCATCCCGCCAATACGGCGGCGCCTCACGCCGTGCGCCATTCGCCGTCGCCGCTCAAGCGCGCGTGGCGGCGTTTCAAGCAGCACCGGCTGGGGTATTGGAGCCTGATCCTCTTTGTCGCGCTGTTCGTGCTGAGCCTGCTCAGCGAGGCGATCTCCAATGACCGTCCGCTGGTGGTCAAGTACCACGGCCAATGGTATTTCCCGATCGTCAAGACGTATCCGGAAACCACCTTCGACGGCGATTTCACGACACCCACGGACTACCTCGATCCGTACATCCGCGACAAGTTCAACGCGCCGGGCAACTTCGCGCTCTATCCGCCCAATCCCTATTCGTACGAGACGCTCAACTATTTCGCCAAGGAGCCCAATCCGGCGCCGCCGTCGGCCGAGAACTGGCTCGGCACGGACGACCGCGGGCGCGATGTGTTCGCGCGACTGCTCTACGGCTTCCGCGTGTCGGTGCTGTTCGGGCTGGCGCTGACGCTGATCGGCGTGCTGGTCGGCACGCTCACCGGCGCGCTGATGGGCTTCTTCGGCGGGCGCTTCGATCTGGTGTCGCAGCGGCTGATCGAAATCTGGGGCTCGATGCCGGAGCTCTACCTGCTGATCATCTTCGCGTCGATCTTCGAGCCGAGCCTGGGGCTGCTGATCGTCCTGCTGTCCCTGTTCGGCTGGATGAGCCTGTCGGCCTACGTGCGCGCCGAGTTCTACCGCAACCGTTCGCTGGACTACGTGAAGTCTGCCCGCGCGATGGGCCTGTCGGACGGGCAGATCATCCGGCGCCACATCCTGCCCAACAGCCTGACGCCGATCATCACCTTCCTGCCGTTCAACATGAGCGCGGCCATCCTGACGCTGACCAGCCTCGACTTCCTCGGCCTGGGCGTGCCGCCGTCGATGCCCAGTCTCGGCGAGCTGCTGGCGCAGGGCAAGGCCAACCTGGATGCGTGGTGGATTTCCCTGTCGACCTTTGTGACGCTGGTGCTGATCTTGGTGCTGCTGACCTTCATGGGCGACGCCCTGCGCGACGCCTTCGATACACGTCTGTCGTTCGCGCAGCTGCGCGCGCGCCAGAAGCCGGCGGGGGTGAAATGA
- a CDS encoding microcin C ABC transporter permease YejB, with the protein MFAYLIKRLLLLIPTLIGVVTLTFVVIQFVPGGPVEQMLMEMKGRGSGIVEASGGGGMEYRGRRGVDPEKIKEIRALYGFDKGPVERYFLMLGRFARFDLGESYFQHRSVWELIKSKLPVSISIGLWTFFLTYLISVPLGIAKAVRAGSRFDLVSSVIVLVGYAIPGFVLGVLLLVLFGGGTFFQWFPIRGLTSDNWGQLSLPGKVTDYLWHIALPITASVVGSFAVITMLTKNAFLEEIRKQYVLTARSKGLSERRVLWKHIFRNAMIPLVTGFPAAFIGAFFTGSLLIEKLFSLDGMGLMSYEAVVQRDYPVVLGTLYVFTLIGLATRLISDVCYVLVDPRIHFGAIGR; encoded by the coding sequence ATGTTTGCCTACCTGATCAAACGCCTGCTGCTGCTGATCCCGACACTGATCGGCGTGGTGACGCTCACCTTCGTGGTGATCCAGTTCGTGCCCGGCGGGCCGGTCGAGCAGATGCTGATGGAGATGAAGGGGCGCGGCAGCGGCATCGTCGAGGCCAGCGGCGGCGGGGGCATGGAATACCGCGGCCGGCGCGGCGTCGATCCCGAGAAGATCAAGGAGATCCGCGCGCTGTACGGTTTCGACAAGGGACCGGTCGAGCGCTACTTCCTGATGCTCGGCCGCTTCGCCCGCTTCGACCTGGGCGAAAGCTATTTCCAGCACCGCAGCGTGTGGGAGCTGATCAAATCCAAGCTGCCGGTATCGATCTCGATCGGGCTGTGGACGTTCTTCCTGACCTACCTGATATCGGTGCCGCTCGGCATTGCCAAGGCGGTGCGCGCGGGCAGCCGGTTCGACCTGGTGAGCAGCGTGATCGTGCTGGTCGGCTACGCGATCCCGGGGTTCGTGCTCGGCGTGCTGCTGCTGGTGCTGTTCGGCGGCGGCACGTTCTTCCAGTGGTTCCCGATCCGGGGGCTGACCTCCGACAACTGGGGCCAGCTCAGCCTGCCCGGCAAGGTGACGGACTACCTGTGGCACATCGCGCTGCCGATCACCGCCTCGGTCGTCGGCAGCTTCGCCGTCATCACCATGCTGACCAAGAACGCATTCCTGGAGGAGATCCGCAAGCAGTACGTGCTGACGGCCCGCAGCAAGGGCCTGTCGGAGCGGCGCGTGCTGTGGAAGCACATCTTCCGCAACGCGATGATCCCGCTGGTGACGGGCTTTCCCGCCGCGTTCATCGGCGCCTTCTTCACCGGCTCGCTGCTGATCGAGAAACTGTTTTCGCTCGACGGCATGGGCCTGATGTCTTACGAAGCGGTGGTGCAGCGCGACTATCCGGTCGTCCTCGGGACGCTCTATGTCTTTACGCTGATCGGCCTGGCGACGCGGCTGATTTCCGATGTGTGCTACGTGCTGGTCGATCCGCGCATCCATTTCGGCGCGATCGGGCGGTAA
- a CDS encoding extracellular solute-binding protein, translated as MSVLGAALKRLAMMTWGLAASLSAASAWAAHGYAEYGDLKYPAGFTHFAYLNPKAPIGGTLALGNPDRRTSFDKFNPYTIKGTAAPGLNALVFESLLIGSWDETASGYGLLADDVSVAPDELSVTFHLNPLARFSNGDPVRAADVKYSYDMLMGKGASPAYRSMTADVSKVTVMDERTIRYDFKRRNKELPLIVGNLPVFSPKWGKGSGKPDDPEGGKDTPFDKITFQEPIGSGPYLIERYDGARGITFRRNPDYWGRNLNVRRGAYNFEHIQYKLYKDETARLEAFKAGEYDAMVEYRAKNWAKSYVGVKFRSGELVKSEFPHRNGAGMQGFVMNLRKPIFRDLRVRRALVLALDFEWLNRQQFYGAYRRLDSYFANSELAASDSVTGQPGKGELALLEPLRGKLDAEVFGVLQAPPSTDPPGSLRDNLRQARRLLAQAGWTYSDGALRNTKGEPFTFEMLDDGGAMSRVMAAYVRNLEKLGIRVNQRITDYALYQKRLEEFDFDMISLRFPDSSSPGNELKDRFGSAAADEQGSDNLIGVKSPAVDALIDDVLRAGNRDELVTASRALDRVLMQGCYVVPHWYAPTHRVAYNRNLMYPDRLPYYYSAEGWVLTAWWRIPGSPK; from the coding sequence ATGAGCGTGCTCGGAGCGGCGCTGAAGCGACTAGCAATGATGACCTGGGGCCTCGCCGCCAGCCTGAGCGCGGCCTCCGCGTGGGCCGCGCACGGCTATGCCGAATACGGCGACCTGAAGTACCCGGCGGGCTTCACGCATTTCGCCTATCTGAACCCGAAGGCGCCGATCGGCGGCACGCTCGCGCTCGGCAACCCGGACCGCCGCACCAGCTTCGACAAGTTCAATCCGTACACGATCAAGGGCACGGCCGCGCCGGGGCTCAACGCGCTGGTCTTCGAGAGCCTGCTGATCGGCAGCTGGGACGAGACCGCCAGTGGCTACGGCCTGCTCGCGGACGACGTGAGCGTGGCGCCCGACGAGCTGTCCGTCACGTTCCATCTCAATCCGCTCGCGCGCTTCTCCAACGGCGACCCGGTGCGCGCCGCCGACGTCAAATATTCTTACGACATGCTGATGGGCAAGGGCGCGAGCCCCGCCTACCGCAGCATGACGGCGGACGTGTCCAAGGTGACGGTGATGGATGAGCGCACCATCCGCTACGACTTCAAGCGCCGCAACAAGGAGCTGCCGCTGATCGTCGGCAACCTGCCGGTGTTCTCGCCCAAGTGGGGCAAGGGCAGCGGCAAGCCGGACGACCCGGAGGGCGGCAAGGACACGCCCTTCGACAAGATCACCTTCCAGGAGCCGATCGGCAGCGGGCCGTACCTCATCGAGCGCTACGACGGCGCGCGCGGCATCACCTTCCGCCGCAACCCCGACTACTGGGGCCGCAACCTGAACGTGCGGCGCGGCGCGTACAACTTCGAGCACATCCAGTACAAGCTCTACAAGGACGAGACCGCGCGCCTGGAGGCCTTCAAGGCCGGCGAGTACGACGCCATGGTCGAGTATCGCGCCAAGAACTGGGCGAAGAGCTACGTGGGTGTGAAGTTCCGCAGCGGCGAGCTGGTCAAGAGCGAATTTCCGCACCGCAACGGCGCCGGCATGCAGGGCTTCGTGATGAATCTGCGTAAGCCGATCTTCCGCGACCTGCGCGTGCGCCGTGCCCTGGTGCTGGCGCTCGACTTCGAGTGGCTGAACCGCCAGCAGTTCTACGGCGCCTATCGCCGGCTCGACAGCTACTTCGCCAACAGCGAGCTGGCCGCGTCCGACTCCGTCACCGGGCAGCCCGGCAAGGGCGAGCTTGCCCTGCTGGAGCCGCTGCGCGGCAAGCTCGATGCGGAGGTGTTCGGCGTGCTGCAGGCGCCGCCGTCGACCGATCCGCCCGGCTCGCTGCGCGACAACCTGCGCCAGGCGCGGCGCCTGCTCGCCCAGGCCGGCTGGACGTACAGCGACGGCGCGCTGCGCAACACCAAGGGCGAGCCGTTCACCTTCGAGATGCTCGACGACGGCGGCGCCATGAGCCGCGTGATGGCGGCCTATGTGCGCAACCTGGAGAAGCTCGGCATCCGCGTCAACCAGCGCATCACCGACTACGCGCTGTACCAGAAGCGCCTGGAAGAATTCGACTTCGACATGATCTCGCTGCGGTTTCCCGATTCGTCGAGCCCCGGCAACGAGCTGAAGGACCGCTTCGGCTCGGCGGCGGCCGACGAGCAGGGCTCCGACAACCTGATCGGCGTGAAGTCGCCGGCGGTGGATGCGCTGATCGACGACGTGCTGCGCGCGGGCAACCGCGATGAGCTCGTGACGGCATCGCGCGCGCTCGACCGCGTGCTGATGCAGGGCTGCTACGTCGTCCCGCACTGGTATGCGCCCACCCATCGCGTGGCCTACAACCGGAACCTGATGTACCCGGATCGCCTGCCGTACTACTACTCGGCCGAGGGCTGGGTGCTGACGGCCTGGTGGCGCATTCCCGGGTCCCCGAAATAA
- the fabI gene encoding enoyl-ACP reductase FabI: MGFLAGKRILITGLLSNRSIAYGIASACKREGAELAFTYVGERFKDRITEFANEFGSQLVFDCDVGSDEQIAKVFADLGQHWDHFDGLVHSIGFAPREAIAGDFLDGLSREAFRIAHDISAYSFPALAKAALPMLSPNASLLALTYLGAERVVPNYNTMGVAKAALEACVRYLASALGPKGIRANGISAGPIKTLAASGIKDFGKLLKYMEDVAPLRRNVTIEEVGNVAAFLLSDLSSGMTGEITYVDCGFNVTAGVPDVAAQG, translated from the coding sequence ATGGGATTTCTGGCAGGCAAACGCATTCTGATCACCGGCCTTCTGTCCAACCGCTCGATCGCCTACGGCATCGCCAGCGCATGCAAGCGCGAGGGCGCCGAACTGGCTTTCACTTATGTCGGCGAGCGTTTCAAGGATCGCATCACCGAATTCGCCAACGAGTTCGGTAGCCAGCTGGTGTTCGACTGCGACGTCGGCAGCGATGAGCAGATCGCCAAGGTGTTCGCCGATCTCGGCCAACACTGGGACCACTTCGACGGCCTGGTGCATTCGATCGGCTTCGCGCCGCGCGAGGCGATCGCCGGCGATTTCCTCGACGGCCTGTCGCGCGAAGCGTTCCGCATCGCGCACGACATCTCGGCTTACAGCTTCCCCGCGCTGGCCAAGGCCGCGCTGCCGATGCTCTCGCCCAACGCGTCGCTGCTGGCATTGACCTACCTGGGCGCCGAGCGCGTGGTCCCGAACTACAACACGATGGGCGTGGCCAAAGCCGCGCTCGAAGCCTGCGTACGCTATCTGGCGAGCGCCCTCGGCCCGAAGGGCATCCGCGCCAACGGCATCTCGGCCGGCCCGATCAAGACGCTGGCCGCTTCGGGCATCAAGGACTTCGGCAAGCTGCTCAAGTACATGGAAGATGTCGCGCCGCTGCGCCGCAACGTCACCATCGAGGAGGTCGGCAACGTGGCCGCCTTCCTGCTGTCGGACCTGTCCAGCGGCATGACGGGCGAGATCACCTATGTCGACTGCGGCTTCAACGTGACCGCAGGCGTGCCGGACGTCGCCGCCCAAGGCTGA
- a CDS encoding aspartate kinase, whose amino-acid sequence MALIVHKYGGTSMGSVERIKNVAKRVAKWHRAGHQIVVVPSAMSGETNRLLGMAKEISAQPDPRELDMIASTGEQVSVGLLAIALHAEGIDAISYTGWQVPVQTDSAYTKARIQSIDDERVRADLEAGRVVVITGFQGIDGEGHITTLGRGGSDTSAVAVAAALEAEECLIYTDVDGVYTTDPRVVDDARRLDKITFEEMLEMASLGSKVLQIRSVEFAGKYRVKTRVLSSLTDPLMPLEVEMHSGTLITFEEDSNMEAAAISGIAFARDEAKITVIGVPDKPGIAYQILGPVADANIDVDMIIQNQSVDGKTDFTFTVPRGDYQRALGILNDSVKGHIGAANVSGDPKVSKVSVVGVGMRSHVGIASKMFRTLSEEGINIQMISTSEIKISVLIDEKYMELAVRALHKAFELDQA is encoded by the coding sequence ATGGCTCTCATCGTTCACAAATACGGCGGCACGTCGATGGGTTCGGTCGAACGCATCAAGAACGTCGCCAAGCGCGTCGCCAAGTGGCACCGCGCCGGTCACCAGATCGTGGTCGTGCCGTCGGCCATGTCCGGCGAAACCAACCGCCTGCTGGGCATGGCCAAAGAGATTTCGGCCCAGCCCGACCCGCGTGAACTCGACATGATTGCCTCGACCGGCGAGCAGGTGAGCGTGGGGCTGCTGGCCATCGCGCTGCATGCCGAAGGCATCGACGCGATCAGCTATACCGGCTGGCAAGTGCCGGTGCAGACCGATTCCGCCTACACCAAGGCCCGCATCCAGTCGATCGACGACGAGCGCGTGCGCGCCGATCTCGAGGCCGGCCGCGTGGTCGTCATCACCGGCTTCCAGGGCATCGACGGCGAAGGCCACATCACCACGCTCGGCCGCGGTGGTTCCGATACGTCCGCCGTGGCGGTCGCCGCCGCGCTGGAAGCGGAGGAGTGCCTGATCTACACCGACGTCGACGGCGTCTACACGACCGATCCGCGCGTGGTGGACGACGCCCGCCGCCTGGACAAGATCACCTTCGAAGAGATGCTGGAAATGGCCAGCCTCGGCTCCAAGGTGCTGCAGATCCGCTCGGTGGAGTTCGCCGGCAAGTACCGCGTGAAGACCCGCGTGCTGTCGTCGCTGACCGACCCGCTGATGCCGCTCGAGGTGGAAATGCACTCGGGCACGCTGATTACTTTTGAGGAAGATTCGAACATGGAAGCCGCCGCCATTTCCGGCATCGCCTTTGCCCGCGACGAAGCCAAGATCACCGTGATCGGTGTGCCGGACAAGCCCGGCATCGCGTACCAGATCCTGGGCCCGGTCGCCGACGCCAACATCGACGTCGACATGATCATCCAGAACCAGTCGGTGGACGGCAAGACGGACTTCACCTTCACCGTGCCGCGCGGCGACTACCAGCGTGCGCTGGGCATCCTCAACGACAGCGTGAAGGGCCACATCGGCGCCGCGAACGTGTCGGGCGACCCGAAGGTGTCGAAGGTGTCGGTGGTGGGCGTGGGCATGCGCTCGCACGTGGGCATCGCCAGCAAGATGTTCCGCACGCTGTCGGAAGAGGGCATCAACATCCAGATGATCTCCACCTCGGAGATCAAGATCTCGGTGCTGATCGACGAGAAGTACATGGAGCTGGCCGTGCGCGCGCTCCACAAGGCGTTCGAGCTGGACCAGGCGTAA